The following are encoded in a window of Heliangelus exortis chromosome 9, bHelExo1.hap1, whole genome shotgun sequence genomic DNA:
- the CLCN2 gene encoding chloride channel protein 2 isoform X1 gives MASDSEEQRALQYEQTLMYGRYTQDLGSFAKDEAARLRLQQGHGEGAIPRLRRPSELLEYTQGRCAPCRAWPHHPGVPTTGVPSPEPALVPAVCTLQCQRFLISKVGEDWVFLILLGLVMALVSWAMDFAIATCLQAQKWMYGGLDTNVLLQYLAWVTYPTVLITFSAGFTQILAPQAVGSGIPEMKTILRGVVLKEYLTFKTFVAKVIGLTCALGSGMPLGKEGPFVHIASMCAALLSRFLSLFGGMYENEARNIEMLAAACAVGVGCCFAAPIGGVLFSIEVTSTFFAVRNYWRGFFAATFSAFIFRVLAVWNKDEETITALFKTRFRLDFPFDLQELPAFAVIGIASGFGGALFVYLNRKIVQFMRRQKTINRFLMKKRLLFPALVTLLISTLTFPPGFGQFMAGQLTQKDTLVTLFDNKTWAKQGLSDEFEYLGILEAWRHPRSNVFITLVIFILMKFWMSALATTIPVPCGAFMPVFVIGAAFGRLVGESMAAWFPDGIHADNNIYRIVPGGYAVVGAAALSGAVTHTVSTAVIVFELTGQISHILPVMIAVILANAVAQSLQPSLYDSIIRIKKLPYLPELGWGHHEKYNVRVEDIMVRDIHYVTLNCKYRDLQHVLHGTKMKSLPLVESAESMILLGSIERAQVGALLSQQLSPQRRLQALRQKALAEEGHQLSDTSIRFQISTDTSSGALTRTAPRKSLKPALKRVPSSMVESPSGSTTDHSGIALKSLFCANTTAEPTEAQGTAYRKAKHVRISITEEMDLGDRMTPAEILEWEEQQLDQMVDFSSAKIDPAPFQLVEHTSLHKTHTIFSLLGLDHAYVTSIGRLVGMVSLKELRKAIEGSLTAKGVKVRPPLASFRDSTASAGEPDTTALRQLWDRHQHHPMPREAGPRGNDEDDTPKGQ, from the exons ATGTATGGACGCTACACCCAGGACCTGGGCTCCTTTGCCAAGGATGAGGCAGCCCGGCTGCGGCTGCAGCAGGGGCATGGGGAGGGGGCAATCCCCCGGCTACGCCgcccttctgagctgctggagtaCACCCAGGGCCGCTGTGCCCCCTGCCGCG CCTGGCCCCACCACCCTGGGGTGCCCACCACTGGGGTGCCCAGTCCTGAGCCTGCCCTTGTGCCTGCAGTCTGCACCTTGCAGTGCCAGCGGTTCCTCATCTCCAAGGTGGGCGAGGACTGGgtcttcctcatcctcctgggGCTGGTCATGGCACTGGTCAGCTGGGCCATGGACTTTGCCATCGCCACCTGCCTCCAAG CCCAGAAATGGATGTATGGGGGCCTGGACACCAACGTGCTGCTGCAGTATCTGGCCTGGGTCACCTACCCCACTGTGCTCATCACCTTCTCAGCTGGCTTCACCCAGATCCTCGCCCCCCAGGCTGTGG GATCAGGAATCCCTGAGATGAAGACCATACTACGGGGCGTTGTGCTGAAGGAATACCTCACCTTCAAGACCTTTGTGGCCAAGGTGATTGGGCTGACATGTGCCCTGGGCAGTGGCATGCCCCTTGGCAAGGAG GGTCCCTTTGTTCACATCGCCAGCATGTGTGCTGCCCTGCTCAGCcgctttctctccctctttggGGGCATGTACGAG AATGAGGCAAGGAACATTGAaatgctggctgctgcctgtgctgttgGTGTCGGCTGCTGCTTCGCTGCTCCCATTGGAG GTGTCCTCTTCAGCATCGAGGTCACCTCCACCTTTTTTGCCGTCCGCAACTACTGGCGAGGTTTCTTTGCTGCCACCTTCAGTGCCTTCATCTTCCGTGTCCTTGCTGTCTGGAACAAGGATGAAG aGACCATCACGGCGCTGTTCAAGACCCGCTTCCGCCTCGATTTCCCCTTTGACCTGCAGGAGCTGCCCGCTTTTGCCGTCATTGG GATTGCCAGCGGCTTTGGGGGTGCACTTTTTGTTTACCTCAACCGCAAGATCGTGCAGTTCATGCGCCGCCAGAAGACCATCAACCGCTTCCTCATGAAGAA GCGCCTGCTCTTCCCTGCCCTGGTGACGCTGCTCATCTCCACACTGACCTTCCCACCTGGTTTTGGACAGTTCATGGCTGGCCAG CTCACCCAGAAGGACACCCTTGTGACACTCTTTGACAACAAGACATGGGCCAAGCAGGGGCTTAGCGACGAGTTTGAGTACTTGGGCATCCTGGAGGCCTGGCGCCACCCCCGCTCCAATGTCTTCATCACCCTTGTCATCTTCATCCTCATGAAG TTTTGGATGTCAGCCCTGGCCACCACCATCCCAGTGCCCTGCGGAGCCTTCATGCCTGTCTTTGTCATTG gagcagccttTGGGCGCCTGGTGGGGGAGAGTATGGCAGCCTGGTTCCCTGATGGCATCCACGCTGACAACAACATCTACCGCATCGTGCCAGGGGGCTACGCCGTGGTGG GGGCAGCTGCGCTGTCAGGCGCTGTCACCCACACAGTGTCCACGGCTGTCATCGTCTTCGAGTTGACAGGGCAGATCTCACACATCCTGCCCGTCATGATTGCCGTCATCCTGGCCAATGCTGTGGCCCAGAGCCTCCAACCCTCCCTCTATGACAGCATCATCCGCATCAAGAAGCTGCCCTACCTGCCCGAGTTGGGCTGGGGCCACCACGA GAAATACAATGTGCGAGTGGAGGACATCATGGTGCGGGACATCCACTACGTCACCCTCAACTGCAAGTACCGGGACCTGCAGCACGTCCTGCATGGCACCAAGATGAAAAGCCTGCCCCTGGTGGAGTCGGCTG AGTCCATGATCCTGTTGGGCTCCATCGAGCGGGCACAGGTGGGGGCCCtgctcagccagcagctcagcccccagcgCCGGCTCCAGGCCCTGCGGCAGAAGGCCCTGGCAGAGGAGGGGCACCAGCTCTCCGACACCAGCATCCGCTTCCAG ATCAGTACAGACACCTCCTCGGGTGCCCTAACCCGCACTGCCCCCCGCAAGTCCCTGAAGCCGGCACTGAAGCGGGTGCCCAGCAGCATGGTTGAGAGCCCTTCGG GCAGCACCACTGACCACTCCGGCATCGCCCTCAAGAGCCTCTTCTGTGCCAACACCACCGCAGAGCCCACCGAG GCCCAGGGCACGGCCTATCGCAAGGCCAAACACGTCCGCATTTCCATCACG GAGGAGATGGATCTGGGTGACAGGATGACCCCGGCGGAG ATCCTTGAgtgggaggagcagcagctggaccAGATGGTGGACTTCAGCAGTGCAAAGATAGACCCTGCACCCTTCCAGCTGGTGGAGCACACGTCTCTGCACAAG ACCCACACCATCTTCTCACTGCTGGGGCTGGACCACGCTTATGTCACCAGCATCGGGCGTCTGGTGGGCATGGTGTCCCTCAAGGAG CTGCGCAAGGCCATTGAGGGTTCGCTGACAGCCAAGGGGGTGAAGGTACGCCCACCACTTGCCAGCTTCCGTGACAGCACGGCCAGCGCCGGTGAGCCCGACACCACTGCCCTGCGCCAGCTCTGGGACCGTCACCAGCATCACCCCATGCCCCGGGAGGCCGGACCAAGGGGCAACGATGAAGACGACACCCCCAAAGGCCAGTGA